One Ignavibacteriota bacterium genomic window carries:
- a CDS encoding FtsX-like permease family protein, with the protein MKVLKLVFKNAMRHKLRTMLTILGIAIAVMSFGFMRTIVSAWNAGVTASAANRMIVRHSVSFIFPLPISYKEQILKVPGITQVTWANWFQGIYKDAADWKNFFPRMAVDPETWFDLYPEFIITKDELEAFKKERNACIVGQKVAKEHGFKVGDIIDIEGDIYPGKWSFVVRGFYKGKDATTDETQMFFQWKYLEQQMAQTQAGREIGAGWYILNVKTASDIPIVTKAIDDMYLNSRASTKTETEREFQQSFVSMSSAILTSLKVISFVIIGIILLVLANTIVMSARERTREYAVLKTLGFSAKHLVGLIGGESMILACLGGALGLLLTFPITKGFATAFPTFFPVFNVEILTIVLAVGSALLAGVVAAIFPTMRILRQKIVDGLRMLG; encoded by the coding sequence ATGAAAGTTCTTAAACTTGTATTCAAAAACGCTATGCGGCATAAACTCCGCACGATGCTGACAATCCTCGGCATCGCGATTGCCGTAATGTCGTTCGGGTTCATGCGAACGATTGTCAGTGCATGGAATGCGGGAGTTACCGCTTCTGCGGCAAACCGGATGATAGTCCGACATTCTGTTTCATTCATTTTTCCCTTGCCGATTTCTTACAAAGAACAAATTTTGAAAGTCCCGGGAATTACTCAGGTAACATGGGCAAACTGGTTTCAAGGGATTTACAAAGACGCGGCAGATTGGAAAAATTTTTTCCCTCGTATGGCTGTAGACCCCGAAACTTGGTTCGACTTGTATCCAGAATTTATCATCACAAAGGATGAATTAGAAGCGTTCAAAAAAGAACGGAACGCATGCATCGTCGGACAAAAAGTTGCAAAAGAACACGGTTTCAAAGTCGGAGATATTATTGATATCGAGGGGGACATTTATCCCGGTAAGTGGAGTTTTGTTGTACGCGGCTTCTACAAAGGTAAAGACGCAACCACTGATGAAACACAAATGTTCTTCCAATGGAAATATCTTGAACAGCAAATGGCACAAACTCAAGCCGGACGGGAAATCGGGGCTGGTTGGTACATCTTAAATGTAAAAACTGCATCAGATATTCCCATCGTAACAAAAGCGATTGACGATATGTATTTGAATTCTCGTGCAAGTACGAAGACAGAGACGGAACGGGAATTCCAACAAAGTTTCGTTTCAATGTCGAGTGCGATTTTGACTTCTTTGAAAGTAATTTCGTTCGTGATTATCGGAATTATTTTGCTCGTACTTGCCAACACGATTGTCATGTCGGCTCGTGAACGGACGAGAGAATATGCTGTGTTGAAAACGCTTGGCTTTTCTGCAAAACATCTCGTTGGTCTCATCGGCGGCGAATCCATGATTCTTGCATGTCTCGGCGGCGCATTGGGGTTACTCTTAACGTTTCCCATAACGAAAGGATTTGCAACCGCGTTTCCAACATTCTTCCCGGTATTTAATGTTGAAATACTAACCATAGTTCTTGCCGTTGGCTCTGCATTGTTAGCCGGTGTAGTCGCCGCGATATTTCCAACCATGAGAATACTTCGGCAAAAAATTGTTGACGGATTGCGAATGTTAGGATGA
- a CDS encoding DUF1207 domain-containing protein, producing the protein MKLNLFVFFFLIFPAVSFAQEDTEKNHWVLFPSGLNFVPFKANIAEPRIGVFKFTDAEEMKVDIGNSVDVFGYVIPSSNINLRVSADFFAYAFVTGAQGLRLQIDAVDGFFGGNISLSQTSDSNYWQSRLRILHHSAHLVDGHYSTATHSWLDNREPIPYTQDFGELTIARIQTSNFLKFRYYGGISYATLVRPNEIARLSYFTGVESYSEKSLGEILNQPTNLFLAYQLSLTGEPTYHASHNVQAGIKFGTWYEKGVTMYLGYYTGTHMFAEYYNQRLTTLGVGFTIDFY; encoded by the coding sequence ATGAAACTGAACTTGTTTGTATTTTTCTTTTTGATTTTTCCCGCTGTATCATTCGCACAAGAAGATACGGAAAAAAATCATTGGGTGTTATTTCCTTCGGGATTGAACTTCGTGCCGTTCAAAGCAAACATCGCGGAGCCGCGTATCGGTGTTTTCAAATTCACCGATGCAGAGGAAATGAAGGTGGATATCGGAAATTCCGTTGATGTATTCGGGTATGTGATTCCCTCATCGAACATCAACTTGCGTGTCAGCGCCGACTTCTTTGCGTACGCATTTGTCACCGGCGCGCAGGGCTTACGACTTCAAATTGATGCTGTGGATGGGTTCTTCGGCGGCAACATTTCACTCTCCCAAACATCGGATTCAAACTATTGGCAAAGTCGCTTACGAATACTCCACCACAGCGCGCATCTTGTGGATGGTCATTACTCAACCGCAACTCATTCGTGGCTTGATAATCGTGAGCCGATTCCGTACACACAAGATTTCGGTGAACTGACAATCGCCCGAATTCAAACTTCAAATTTCTTAAAGTTCAGGTATTATGGAGGCATTTCATACGCCACACTCGTCCGACCGAACGAAATAGCACGACTATCATATTTTACAGGGGTTGAATCGTATTCAGAAAAGAGTCTGGGAGAAATTCTCAATCAACCAACCAACCTGTTTCTTGCTTACCAACTTTCATTGACAGGCGAACCGACGTATCACGCAAGTCATAATGTACAAGCAGGTATCAAATTCGGAACGTGGTACGAGAAAGGTGTTACGATGTATCTTGGCTATTACACCGGAACGCACATGTTTGCCGAATATTATAATCAGCGACTGACTACACTTGGCGTGGGGTTTACGATTGACTTTTACTAA
- a CDS encoding T9SS type A sorting domain-containing protein, giving the protein MKIRLFIILTFCCVITNYSQQSKWYWQNPLPHGNSNYGVHVLEPGHVIIAGNASTIIKTKDFGETWDIQHNIAGTKQFLFDIFFSTEDTGWAVGENGIVLKTVDAGITWIKLRSVMNEQLYKIQFIDSYTGWMVGMANPPGDALVYKTTDGGLSWSAIPIGLDGIATTCMYFVNAMTGWIVVDAGPAGPIISHILKTTNGGDSWEIQNIYEGPIFNIQFANSSVGWWSGGQGKIMMTTDGGESWNLQTSGTGQSLYGMHIKDEKHGWAVSEGGEILKMSDGIHWQQQNSGTTDRLNTVYFLDTLNGCVVGNAGKILITTDGGFTWGSKIHGTTDDLTDIVFTADKIGWAVGGNNYSLSGGVIFKTTNFGRDWNTVSTVGSPLQSLSFPTEEKGWAVGLFGEIVHTTDRGNTWHYQTSGTSLSLLSVQFMDTSRGYAVGGQEIDWVESQEEKYPSLRNRVVQRSSSEKLSTSVILKTDNGGQDWQILPHDFGATLYSVFFINRDTGWTAGINYEIGQSIISKTTDGGSTWTQTTISYESIYEIKFVSPLLGFAGGGYYWNGRLYRTIDGGNTWSLFAEGLSSSIRAMTFLDSTFGYAAVRWGDIYATTNGGKNWLAQLSPNGNSLRGITFVDADTGFAVGDGGTILVTRNASSPLLPYQPMLSRPPNNSEIDKNATVIAWNQAYNALRYQLEVSEDSLFEEDVLLDTILTRTFIIASFLSEGTKYYWRVRSLNDTKISQWSEIWSFRTTPFFQYHYNVEKRWNLLSLPLQVPDWRKSAIFPTSSSDVFTFTSDGNYERQDTLENGKGFWLKFPSAQLVTLLGKKNTFDTIDVREGWNLIGSVQDTLSTSMITTFPSNIVVSEYYEFTKLYKTTGTLLPLHGYWVKVSTDGKLILSSESRAFEKERPVSVNAQLEDAAQIVFTDTEGNQQRLFIDGGTTMNIPESYFEFPPVPPQGCFDVRFATQKQVENISNGGTTFLKILLSSTSYPITVNWLQQKKNITAKLQIGSQVADLIQKKNYIIEHDNNEIVLQVTSKENVPNCYSLEQNYPNPFNPTTVVRYQLSVNSLVTLKVYDMLGRVIATLADEVQDAGYKSIEFDASNLPSGIYFYRLTALPASNGSNVPSSNSGEMFTDMKKMLLLK; this is encoded by the coding sequence ATGAAAATTAGATTATTTATTATACTCACGTTTTGTTGCGTCATCACAAACTATTCACAGCAATCTAAATGGTATTGGCAGAACCCTCTACCTCATGGAAATTCAAATTATGGCGTTCATGTTCTCGAACCCGGACACGTTATCATCGCTGGGAATGCAAGTACAATTATTAAGACCAAAGATTTTGGAGAAACTTGGGATATACAACACAACATCGCAGGCACCAAACAATTTTTGTTTGATATATTTTTTAGTACTGAAGATACAGGTTGGGCGGTTGGCGAAAACGGTATCGTATTAAAGACAGTTGATGCTGGAATTACTTGGATTAAATTACGATCGGTCATGAATGAACAATTATATAAAATTCAATTTATTGATTCATACACAGGTTGGATGGTGGGTATGGCTAATCCGCCGGGAGATGCCTTAGTGTATAAAACGACCGATGGAGGTCTGTCGTGGTCTGCGATACCGATTGGGCTTGATGGAATAGCAACAACTTGTATGTATTTTGTAAATGCTATGACTGGATGGATAGTGGTTGATGCCGGTCCTGCAGGACCAATTATATCTCATATCTTGAAAACAACTAATGGTGGGGATTCATGGGAAATACAAAACATTTACGAAGGACCAATATTCAATATTCAATTTGCAAATAGTAGCGTTGGATGGTGGAGTGGAGGACAAGGCAAAATAATGATGACGACAGATGGAGGAGAGTCATGGAATTTGCAAACAAGCGGTACAGGACAATCGTTATATGGTATGCACATAAAAGACGAAAAGCATGGATGGGCTGTTTCTGAAGGAGGAGAGATATTAAAAATGTCCGATGGCATTCATTGGCAACAACAAAACAGTGGAACGACAGACAGGTTAAACACGGTGTATTTTTTAGATACGCTTAACGGATGTGTCGTTGGCAATGCAGGAAAAATTCTTATCACGACGGATGGAGGTTTTACATGGGGATCAAAAATACATGGAACGACTGATGATTTAACCGATATTGTATTTACCGCCGATAAAATTGGCTGGGCGGTTGGTGGGAACAACTATTCGCTGAGCGGAGGTGTTATTTTCAAAACAACGAATTTTGGTCGCGACTGGAATACCGTTAGTACTGTTGGTTCACCGCTTCAATCACTTTCTTTTCCTACCGAGGAGAAGGGATGGGCTGTTGGACTCTTCGGCGAGATTGTACATACAACAGATAGGGGGAATACTTGGCATTATCAAACGAGCGGGACATCTTTAAGTTTACTTTCGGTTCAATTCATGGATACATCAAGAGGATACGCTGTCGGAGGGCAAGAGATTGATTGGGTTGAATCACAAGAAGAAAAATACCCATCTTTAAGAAATAGAGTTGTTCAACGAAGTTCATCTGAGAAATTGAGTACTTCTGTCATTTTGAAGACAGATAATGGCGGGCAGGATTGGCAAATATTACCGCACGATTTTGGCGCAACATTGTATTCGGTTTTTTTCATTAACCGCGACACGGGGTGGACCGCTGGTATTAATTACGAAATCGGTCAGAGCATAATAAGTAAAACCACCGATGGCGGAAGTACGTGGACACAAACAACCATTTCCTATGAAAGTATTTATGAAATAAAATTTGTTAGTCCATTACTGGGATTTGCAGGGGGTGGATACTATTGGAATGGAAGATTGTACAGAACAATAGATGGTGGAAATACTTGGTCGCTCTTTGCTGAAGGTCTTTCTTCAAGTATCAGGGCGATGACATTTCTTGATTCTACATTTGGATATGCTGCCGTGCGATGGGGCGATATATACGCTACAACCAATGGCGGAAAAAATTGGCTTGCTCAACTAAGTCCTAACGGAAATAGTTTACGGGGTATTACCTTTGTTGATGCTGATACGGGGTTCGCTGTTGGCGATGGCGGAACAATTCTCGTTACCCGTAATGCGTCGTCACCATTATTACCGTATCAACCGATGTTAAGTCGTCCTCCGAACAATTCTGAGATAGACAAAAACGCTACTGTCATTGCATGGAATCAAGCATATAATGCTTTACGGTATCAACTGGAAGTTTCTGAAGATTCATTATTCGAAGAGGACGTACTTCTCGACACGATTCTTACACGGACATTTATCATAGCATCGTTTCTTTCAGAAGGGACGAAGTATTATTGGCGTGTTCGAAGTCTGAATGACACAAAAATTAGTCAATGGTCAGAAATATGGAGTTTCCGAACAACGCCATTTTTTCAATACCATTATAATGTTGAGAAACGGTGGAATCTTCTCTCATTACCCTTACAAGTTCCGGATTGGAGGAAGAGCGCCATATTTCCCACATCATCCTCTGACGTGTTCACATTCACAAGTGATGGCAATTATGAACGTCAAGATACATTAGAAAATGGGAAAGGATTTTGGCTGAAATTTCCGAGCGCACAATTGGTAACTTTACTGGGAAAGAAAAACACATTCGATACGATCGACGTACGGGAAGGTTGGAATCTCATCGGTTCTGTTCAAGACACACTCTCGACCTCGATGATAACGACGTTCCCTTCCAACATCGTTGTTTCTGAATATTATGAATTTACAAAATTATATAAGACGACCGGAACACTACTTCCTTTACATGGATATTGGGTAAAAGTCTCGACCGATGGGAAGTTGATACTATCTTCTGAATCCCGAGCATTTGAAAAAGAAAGACCTGTTTCGGTTAACGCGCAACTTGAAGATGCCGCTCAAATAGTGTTTACCGATACTGAAGGAAATCAACAAAGACTCTTTATTGATGGAGGAACAACAATGAATATTCCGGAATCATATTTTGAATTTCCTCCCGTACCTCCGCAAGGATGTTTTGATGTACGTTTCGCCACGCAAAAGCAAGTTGAAAATATTTCAAATGGAGGCACAACATTCCTTAAGATATTGCTCTCGTCAACGAGCTATCCGATTACTGTTAACTGGTTGCAACAGAAGAAGAACATAACTGCCAAATTACAGATTGGCTCGCAAGTGGCTGATTTGATTCAAAAGAAAAATTATATAATCGAACATGATAATAACGAGATTGTTCTGCAAGTAACCAGCAAGGAAAATGTTCCGAACTGCTATTCACTTGAACAGAACTACCCTAACCCCTTTAACCCGACTACGGTTGTACGTTATCAGTTATCAGTTAATAGTTTGGTTACTCTCAAAGTGTATGATATGCTCGGAAGAGTTATTGCTACGCTTGCAGATGAAGTTCAGGATGCAGGCTACAAGTCAATCGAATTTGATGCAAGCAATTTACCAAGCGGCATTTATTTCTATCGCCTCACGGCATTGCCCGCTTCAAACGGCTCGAATGTTCCTTCGTCAAACTCAGGAGAAATGTTCACCGACATGAAGAAAATGCTCTTGCTGAAGTGA
- the moeB gene encoding molybdopterin-synthase adenylyltransferase MoeB: MEVTLTQDELRRYGRHIIMPEIGEEGQKKLKAARVLIIGAGGLGSPLALYLAASGIGTLGIVDFDVVDITNLQRQVLHSTENIGTSKLESAQERIKQINPHVEVETFPVRLSSENALEIIRRFDIVIDGTDNFPTRYLVNDACVMLKKPNVYGSIFRFDGQVSVFDAERGPCYRCLYPSPPPPELVPNCAEGGVLGALPGVIGTLQALEAMKLILGCGEPLIGRLLVFDGLMLQFQELKIKKNPDCPMCGEHPSITKLIDYEEFCNPSTGFLTEKNELTPKELHELMKKENNIFLLDVREQYEYRICNIGGVLMPLATIPQHLDGLPNDKPIVVMCHHGIRSARAVEFLKNNGFHNVINLAGGIDEWSRTVDTSVPRY; the protein is encoded by the coding sequence ATGGAAGTAACACTCACACAGGATGAACTCCGACGGTACGGCAGACATATCATCATGCCGGAAATCGGGGAGGAGGGACAGAAGAAACTCAAAGCCGCACGAGTGTTGATTATCGGTGCGGGAGGATTGGGTTCTCCTCTCGCGTTGTATTTAGCCGCCTCCGGTATCGGTACGCTTGGCATTGTTGATTTCGATGTCGTTGACATTACAAATTTACAACGTCAGGTGCTTCACTCAACGGAAAATATCGGCACATCGAAACTTGAATCAGCACAAGAGAGAATCAAACAAATAAATCCACATGTCGAGGTTGAAACATTTCCTGTTCGATTGTCTTCGGAAAACGCGTTGGAAATAATTCGCCGCTTTGATATTGTGATAGATGGAACGGACAACTTCCCAACTCGCTATCTTGTCAATGATGCGTGTGTGATGTTGAAGAAACCGAATGTCTATGGAAGTATTTTCCGGTTTGATGGACAGGTGAGTGTATTTGATGCGGAACGAGGTCCGTGTTATCGTTGCTTGTATCCGAGTCCGCCGCCGCCGGAGTTGGTTCCGAATTGTGCGGAAGGTGGAGTGCTTGGCGCACTACCCGGAGTTATCGGTACATTGCAGGCGTTAGAAGCCATGAAGTTGATTCTCGGATGCGGTGAACCTCTTATCGGTCGTTTGCTTGTGTTTGATGGATTGATGCTTCAGTTTCAGGAATTGAAAATAAAAAAGAATCCTGACTGCCCTATGTGCGGTGAACATCCATCAATAACAAAACTGATTGACTACGAAGAATTTTGTAATCCGTCCACTGGCTTCCTAACAGAGAAGAACGAACTGACACCGAAAGAACTCCATGAACTGATGAAGAAAGAGAACAACATTTTTCTTCTTGATGTCCGTGAGCAATACGAGTATCGCATTTGCAACATCGGTGGTGTTTTGATGCCGCTGGCGACTATACCTCAACATCTTGACGGACTGCCGAACGATAAACCAATTGTCGTGATGTGTCATCATGGAATACGAAGCGCGCGGGCAGTTGAGTTCTTGAAGAATAACGGTTTTCACAACGTCATCAACCTTGCCGGAGGAATTGATGAATGGTCCCGAACGGTTGATACTTCTGTTCCTCGTTACTGA
- a CDS encoding inositol monophosphatase — protein MVHVAVEAAKVAGKFLKQSVGKIKTIEQKDGSERNLVTEIDKRSEEMIIEIIRKHFPSHEILAEERGSQGSSKTKWIIDPLDGTTNFTHGLPVFCVSIGIEHDGEIIAGVIYDPNLDEMFTAEKGKGAYLNGRKMKVSQTQTLGKSLLVTGFPYNIVENPNHAVERFVNFLMKAQAVRRMGSAAIDLAYVACGRYDGFWEVALNPWDMAAGMLLVQEAGGTVTDFHGGKFSVYQKEILASNGVVHNEMISVIKAN, from the coding sequence ATGGTACACGTTGCAGTTGAAGCGGCAAAGGTCGCAGGGAAATTTCTCAAACAAAGCGTTGGCAAAATCAAAACAATCGAACAGAAAGATGGGAGCGAACGGAACCTCGTTACGGAGATTGACAAACGCTCGGAGGAGATGATTATCGAAATCATCAGGAAACATTTTCCGTCACATGAGATTCTCGCCGAAGAACGGGGAAGTCAGGGGTCCTCTAAAACAAAATGGATTATTGACCCGCTTGATGGAACGACCAACTTTACACACGGACTTCCGGTGTTCTGTGTTTCCATCGGCATTGAACACGATGGCGAAATAATTGCAGGAGTGATTTACGACCCGAACCTTGATGAAATGTTCACAGCAGAAAAAGGAAAAGGCGCTTACTTGAATGGAAGAAAAATGAAAGTGTCGCAAACACAAACACTTGGTAAGAGTTTACTTGTTACCGGTTTTCCCTACAACATAGTTGAAAATCCTAATCATGCGGTGGAACGATTTGTAAATTTTCTGATGAAGGCACAAGCAGTTCGTCGTATGGGTTCGGCGGCGATTGATTTGGCGTACGTCGCGTGCGGCAGATACGATGGATTCTGGGAAGTCGCCCTCAATCCCTGGGACATGGCGGCAGGAATGTTACTTGTGCAGGAAGCAGGAGGGACGGTGACAGATTTTCATGGTGGGAAGTTCAGTGTGTATCAGAAAGAAATTCTTGCAAGCAACGGAGTTGTCCACAATGAAATGATTTCTGTGATAAAAGCCAATTGA
- a CDS encoding ABC transporter permease, with amino-acid sequence MKIPISYTWRSLWTRRITTILTLTGIALVVFVFAAVLMLAQGVEDTLVETGSEDNIIILRKAANSELVSQIDRDAANILKTLPEIALSSNGKPLLTTDISVIINLSKKETMSMGNISVRGISPEAMQLRESVKLSSGRMLEFGTHEIIIGDNITERFIGAEVGKEIKFGGETWMIVGTFSSEGNAFESEIWADVEQMMQAFGRPVFSSVTFKMNNPEQLESLKSKIQQDPRTSYVDVKREQDFYREQSKLMADFIKLLGLVVTIIFSVGAMIGAMITMYAAVANRTVEVGTLRALGFKRRSVLSAFLIESIVLSLIGGGAGIALASVMSFIQISTTNFGTFSELAFGFNMSVSVITSSMVFSVIMGIVGGFLPSVRASRLNIVNALRSS; translated from the coding sequence ATGAAAATTCCTATTTCATATACATGGCGAAGTTTATGGACTCGCCGAATAACAACCATACTCACTCTCACAGGTATCGCCCTTGTCGTATTTGTGTTCGCGGCAGTGTTGATGCTTGCACAGGGAGTCGAAGATACATTAGTTGAAACGGGCTCTGAAGACAACATCATCATCCTAAGAAAAGCCGCAAACTCCGAGTTAGTCAGTCAGATTGACAGAGACGCGGCAAACATTCTCAAAACACTTCCTGAGATTGCACTTTCGAGCAACGGTAAACCGCTACTGACAACCGACATCAGCGTCATCATCAATCTTTCAAAAAAAGAAACAATGTCCATGGGAAATATTTCCGTTCGGGGAATTTCTCCTGAGGCGATGCAACTTCGTGAAAGTGTGAAGTTATCATCCGGAAGGATGTTAGAGTTCGGAACTCATGAAATTATTATTGGTGATAACATCACTGAACGATTTATTGGCGCGGAAGTCGGCAAGGAGATTAAGTTTGGCGGCGAGACATGGATGATTGTCGGAACGTTCTCATCGGAAGGAAACGCGTTTGAATCTGAAATCTGGGCTGACGTTGAACAAATGATGCAGGCATTCGGGCGTCCGGTGTTTTCTTCGGTTACATTTAAAATGAATAATCCTGAACAATTAGAATCGCTCAAATCAAAAATTCAGCAAGACCCGCGCACAAGTTATGTTGATGTAAAACGTGAACAGGATTTCTACAGGGAACAATCTAAATTGATGGCTGATTTTATTAAGTTACTCGGACTTGTCGTAACGATTATCTTCAGCGTTGGTGCAATGATTGGAGCGATGATTACTATGTACGCCGCAGTTGCCAACCGTACCGTGGAAGTTGGAACACTTCGAGCGTTGGGTTTCAAGAGAAGAAGCGTACTGAGTGCGTTTCTTATTGAGTCCATCGTTCTTTCGCTTATCGGCGGAGGAGCAGGAATTGCACTTGCATCTGTCATGTCATTTATACAAATCTCCACAACCAACTTCGGCACGTTTTCAGAGTTAGCATTCGGTTTCAATATGTCTGTGTCAGTCATTACTTCCTCAATGGTATTTTCTGTCATTATGGGAATTGTCGGTGGATTTTTACCATCCGTGCGTGCTTCCCGTTTAAATATCGTTAACGCACTTCGCTCATCTTAA
- the hflX gene encoding GTPase HflX gives MELHSTQKTERAIVVGLVTNKVSRYQVRDYLDELIRLADTAGVEVVHKITQERDGIQPATYLGKGKINEIAQLVEQEKIESVIFDDDLSAMQVRNLEKVMKCKIIDRSGLILDIFASRAKTKEAMTQVELAQLQYMLPRLTRAWTHLSKQYGGVGTKGPGETQLEVDRRAVRARIGNLKEKLEGISVERSVQRSRRKEWTRVALVGYTNAGKSTLLKQMSGADVFIEDRLFATLDTTVRQVAISQTKRILLSDTVGFIRKLPPHLIASFRSTLAEVVEADVVLHVVDVSHPQFEEHVCVVRETLQELGAGEKPTVIVFNKIDALQDRGLVTSLGKEYENAVFISASRGINISSLKEKILEVLEHELKEQILHLMPSDYRLVSKLHEFAEIIEKEYDENNTMKIRFRFDKKFDGRLKKLLSKSGINVINS, from the coding sequence ATGGAACTTCACTCAACACAAAAAACAGAACGGGCAATTGTTGTCGGCTTAGTGACGAATAAAGTCAGTCGCTACCAAGTGCGCGATTATCTTGATGAACTCATCAGACTTGCCGATACAGCGGGAGTCGAAGTTGTTCACAAAATTACGCAAGAGCGTGATGGAATCCAACCGGCTACGTATCTTGGTAAAGGCAAAATTAATGAGATTGCTCAACTTGTCGAACAAGAAAAAATAGAATCAGTAATTTTTGATGATGACCTTTCCGCTATGCAGGTAAGAAATCTTGAGAAAGTAATGAAGTGCAAAATTATTGACCGAAGCGGATTAATTCTCGATATTTTCGCATCAAGAGCGAAGACGAAAGAGGCGATGACGCAAGTAGAACTTGCACAACTTCAGTACATGTTGCCGAGATTAACGAGAGCATGGACGCACTTATCGAAACAATACGGCGGTGTTGGAACGAAAGGACCCGGCGAAACACAGTTGGAAGTTGACCGTCGTGCAGTTCGCGCTCGCATCGGAAATCTGAAAGAGAAATTAGAAGGAATCAGTGTTGAGCGAAGTGTACAACGGAGCCGGAGAAAAGAGTGGACACGTGTGGCATTGGTTGGATATACGAACGCAGGAAAATCTACATTGCTTAAACAAATGTCCGGTGCTGATGTTTTCATTGAAGATAGATTATTTGCAACGCTCGATACAACAGTTCGACAAGTTGCCATCTCGCAAACAAAAAGAATTCTTTTATCAGATACGGTCGGATTTATCAGGAAACTTCCGCCACATTTGATTGCATCATTCAGAAGTACATTGGCTGAAGTTGTTGAAGCGGATGTCGTGCTGCATGTTGTAGATGTCAGTCATCCGCAATTTGAAGAACATGTCTGTGTTGTGCGTGAAACGCTTCAGGAACTCGGCGCGGGAGAGAAGCCAACAGTCATTGTTTTCAACAAAATAGATGCACTTCAAGACCGGGGATTGGTGACTTCGTTGGGCAAAGAATACGAAAACGCTGTATTTATCTCCGCATCACGCGGTATTAACATTTCAAGCCTGAAAGAAAAAATTCTTGAAGTGCTTGAACACGAATTGAAAGAACAGATTCTGCATCTCATGCCGTCAGATTACCGGCTCGTCTCAAAACTCCATGAGTTTGCAGAAATCATTGAGAAGGAATACGATGAAAATAACACGATGAAAATTCGTTTTCGGTTCGATAAGAAGTTTGACGGACGGCTGAAAAAATTACTCAGCAAAAGTGGAATTAACGTTATTAACTCGTAG
- a CDS encoding response regulator, producing the protein MSNQFHILVADDEDSLRSVIVTELQENNFHVREASDGAEAISLLKQHTFDLALLDMKMPNKTGLEVLQFIHDNEIKLKVYMLTSMDDLHIALEARKLGAEGYLLKPFNIDEVRERVVDALNH; encoded by the coding sequence ATGTCAAACCAATTTCACATTTTAGTTGCCGATGATGAAGATTCATTACGGTCGGTGATTGTTACCGAATTACAAGAAAATAATTTTCATGTTCGAGAAGCATCGGACGGAGCGGAAGCAATTTCGTTACTGAAGCAACATACGTTCGACCTCGCATTGCTTGATATGAAAATGCCGAACAAAACCGGCTTGGAGGTTTTGCAATTCATTCACGACAATGAAATCAAACTGAAAGTGTATATGCTGACTTCGATGGATGATTTACACATAGCTCTCGAAGCGCGTAAACTTGGAGCGGAAGGTTATTTATTGAAGCCCTTCAATATTGATGAAGTGAGAGAAAGAGTTGTTGATGCATTAAACCATTGA
- a CDS encoding 50S ribosomal protein L28 — MAKVCQICGKKPVSGNNISHAHNRTRRRWLPNLQNVHASVEGRVHRMRVCTTCIKQGKVSKAA, encoded by the coding sequence ATGGCAAAAGTCTGTCAAATTTGTGGTAAAAAACCTGTTAGTGGCAATAACATAAGCCACGCTCATAACCGAACCCGTCGTCGTTGGCTTCCGAACCTTCAGAATGTTCATGCCTCAGTTGAAGGACGCGTTCACAGAATGCGTGTCTGCACGACGTGTATTAAACAAGGAAAAGTGTCTAAAGCAGCATAG